Below is a genomic region from Rosa chinensis cultivar Old Blush chromosome 5, RchiOBHm-V2, whole genome shotgun sequence.
TTCAGAGTTTAGTTGGGGTGTGTTTGGCTTTGTGGAATTGAAGGTTCAATTTGCAGTGCTTATATACTAGTTTTCTGGTTTGCTTTTGGTTTATGGCTTTGTGGAGGTTTTACATGAGCTCAAAGTCTAAACATTTCgtgtgcagtagcagaactggaggaggatgagtgcagtagcagaattggacgagtacgagtgcagtagcagaactggacaagtatgagtatagcgagtgcagtagcaggattagacgatgacgagtgcagtacagaacacgagtacaagtgtagtagcagaacttgacgagtatgagtgtagtagcaggatttgaacaaaaaagagtttgaattaaagaaaactagtctgcaatcacatgctctACATGTGTATGAAAAATTTtcgttgtaaaaaaaaaaaaaaaaagtgggtagttattgcagaagaAATAGATTCAGTGGTAGTTATTGCAGTGAGAAAATAgtaggagagaaaagtgggggttgtgaaatcatttctttttaatttttttaataaaaatctattttataattgtcctatttatccttgtgatttaatttattctcaaagttttttaatcttccaGGGTTAAAtctatcaaaattttcaattttggctaacaaagcctcttctcttaataatagtactagtctgcaatcacatgctctgcatgtgtacgGAAAAAAATTCGTtgttgaaaaaataataatagaaaagtgggtagttattgcagaaaGAATAGATTCAGTGGtaattattgcagagagaatagtgagagagaaaagtggggttgtggaatcatttctttttaattttcttaataaaaatctattttataattgtctttTTTATCcttgtaatttaatttattctcaaagttttttaatctttcagggttaaataTGTCAAAATcttcagttttggctaacaaagtctcttctcttaataaaaGTATAGATAATTAATATTTAGTTATCCATGCATGAAGGTTAGAATTGCAAACGTCATATTGACACATGACAACAAAATAACAACTTGTCCTTCTGTGTAAAATTTTATCCTTATAAACTCTAATCAACTTGTAAGGATGTATTTGTGAATTCATTTTTTGTCAAGGGCTTATGTGTGGTTTGCTAAATTCTAATGTTATGGTCCGTAATTAATGCTAAATCTCAATCTCTTATCTTAAGTTCACACAACTTGTAAGGACTTAAATGTCTACATCACCTTTAATTCCCAATCCTTGTTGCCGATACCAATCTCTTATCCTTAATTGTCTCTTTAAAGTACTCACCCCCATAACTTGACCATCGAAGAATCAACGATGGCTAAGCATGtagctcttctttttttcttgtgcttTCCTCATTCTAATACTCACTGTGAGCTCAGTCTGTAAAGCCTTTTATGAAGACGGAAAGGTAAGAGTCAACTTTGCTGCAAACCATCCTCCTCTATTTTGCTGCATTTATGAAATTGTAAAGAAAATGCAATTTTGAACCCTGTAAGCCTTATTGCATGGCATACTTTACTACTTGACTGTGATGCAATGATTATGCAGGTCCATATTGTGTACATGGGGTCACTTTCATATAAGGAGTACTCTCCATTTTCTCATCACCATGGTATGCTACAGACTGTTGTCCATAGCAGGTAGTCTATTTAAACCTTTAGTATTATTTTTCATGCATATTTTTGGTCATAAGCAGTTCTCCTGAAAATTTCCTGATAAGAAGTTACAAAGAAATTTTAATGGATTTGCTGCCAAGCTCACAGATCAGGAAAGAGAGAAACTTGCTAATGACTGCTTCATGACGTACAGTTCCTTTTGTCATTAGAAAGGATTAATACACATGCTTGCTTGAAAATTTAGCATATTTATAAACTGTGGGATCCACTGCAGATATGAAGGAAGTAGTATCTGTCTTCCCGAGCACAGCATTACAACTTCAAACAAGAAAATCTTGGGACTTCATGGTTTTCACTGAGAAAATTGATAGACGAGGCAATGTTGAGAGTGATATTATTGTGGATGTGATTGACTCTGGAATTTGGCCTGAATCAGAAAGCTTCAATGAGGAAGTTTTTGGTCCTCCTCCTAAGAAGTGGAAAGGTGCTTGTATGGGCGGCTTCAATTTCACTTGCAACAAGTAAGTGCCGTTAACTTTTGTCACTCTAGCGATATGATTTGCTTGAGAAGTATCTATAGTTGGAAATAAtcaaagagaaagcaaatatttgagcatataCTACATGAAACAGTTAGAAGTGGTTAGTGCAACTCTAAATCTCAAAACATGTTCTTACACACTCCTATAGGTGTTTTGCTTTTAAAAATTGTTATAATGGTGTTGCCTCTATACTTACCTCTAGCTATATGTAATATTGTCCTTAAATAATCTCTTTCTGGTGGGatgatttatatttttttcatggGAGTGAGTTTACTAGCTTTTGAACCAGGCTTTTACAAGGTCAAAAGTTATACATTAGGGACAAAAGTACTCCCAAGTTGCCAACTGATCCCAAGAAGGTCTCATAAATAATTACTACATATATGGAAGGCTCATCATATCATATGGATACTCTGAATTATAGTTATGAGCCTAATATATAGCTATATTTAATTTcataaatgaaaattaaaaagaatggATACATAATCTGATGCTTTGCAGATGTTAGATTTTGTGTCATAGTCCCAGTATAAAGTTGTCTTTgcctattttatttttctgagcATTCAACAATGGCCAAGCATggagatttttttctttcttatgctTTCCCCATTCTCATACTCAGTTTGAGCTTATTGTGCAAAGCCAATGATGAAGATAGGAAGGTAGGAGTTCATCTTTATTGGTTGCAGACTTGTGACTTGACTTTGTCATCCAATCCTAAAATAACATGTAGATAATGCCGTTTGATGTTGCAGGTTCACATTGTATACTTAGGGTCACTTCCTAATACGGTGTACTCACCATCGTCTCACCACCTTGGTATATTACAGAAAGTTGTCCAGGGAAGGTACATAGTTTCTACATCTGATGATCTGAATATTTAAGGTTACCCTTTTTTGTCCTTCAGAGTTCCGAGTCAAAAGATTTTTTAGGTGTTATCTTGTTTCTGTCGTTCTCTGCAGAGGTTCTCTCAAAAATTACCTGATCAGAAGCTACAAAAGGAGTTTCAATGGATTTGCTGCCAATCTGACTGACCAGGAAAGAGAAAAACTTGCTAGTGAGTGCTCCTAGACATTTACGATTATAACTAAAGGAGCAATATGGTTTGGTACATATGAATATTTATCATGTTTACAAACTGTACAATGCAGACATGAAGGAAGTAGTCTCCATCTTCCAGAGCACAAAATTCAAACTCCAAACAACAAGATCTTGGGATTTTATGGGATTCCATGAGTGTATCAACCGAAATGCTACTATCGAAAGTGATGTAATTATTGGTGTTATTGATAGTGGAATTTGGCCTGAATCAGAGAGCTTTCAAGACAAAGGCTTTGGTCTGGCTCCTAAAAAGTGGAAAGGTGCTTGCAATGGAGGCAAGAATTTCACTTGCAACAAGTATGTAAATAACTTTCATCACTACATATTGCTGGTGTAAATAATCACTAAAAGGAGATTATCAACAATATGGACTGTAAATTTTGCAGCAAACTCATTGGAGCTCGGTATTACTCATCACTGCAGTCTGCAAGAGATGAAGTTGGTCATGGAAGCCACACTGCTTCAACAGCAGCAGGGAATGTTGTGCAGGGTGTTAGCTTTTACGGACTAGCACAAGGTACTGCAAGAGGAGGAGTTCCCTCTGCAAGAATTGCAACATATCAAGTATGTGATTTGGATTCGTTCTGTAGCGGACACGATGTGTTGGCTGCTTTCGATGATGCCATTGCTGATGGAGTTGACATCATTACACTTTCCATCGGAACAGATCTTCGATCTGAATTTTACAAGGATCCTATTGCAATTGGTTCTTTTCATGCCATGGCAAAAGGGATACTAACCTCCAACTCTGCTGGCAATGAAGGTCCTGCCGGCGATACTGTGTCAAGTGCAGCACCTTGGACACTTACAGTTGCAGCAAGTAGCATTGATCGTCGGATCATTGACAAGGTTGTTCTTGGAAATGGAAGCATACTAGTCGTACGTGTCTCTGACTTTCACAGCATACTTATTTTAGATTAATTTTCTGTTGAAATTGCTAATTGTCTTTGCATACACACAGGGGACTTCAGTGAACACTTTCACATTAAATGGATCAAGTTTTCCTCTGATATATGGAAAAGATGCTTCACGTCATGAATGCTCGGACTCCCAAGCTGGGTGATGCTTCCACCCCAAGTCAATTTATATGTTAACAATAATGTAAAGGAAATAATAATACGCTAAAGTACTGATTTCTTGCACCTCAGGTTATGTGATGAAGATTGCCTTGACAGTGATGCAGTTAAGGGAAAGATTGTGCTGTGTGATGCATTCGCTGAAGCAGATTTTGTGGCTCATAAAGCTGGTGCACTAGGTTCTATTTTAAATAATGACGGAACTGGTGATTTTTCTAATGTTGTCTCATTACCTGCAATAGCTTTAAGCTATGAAAACTATAATGCAGTCAAGTTTTACATGAACTCCACTAGGTAAGGATTCATTTGGATACTTGATCATAATCTGATTGTCTCATGATGTTTTCCTATAATGATTGACTGTGCCTCTTGTTCGTAGAGATCCTCGAGCAAACATATTAAGAAGTGAAGTCATAAATGACCCGGCTGCACCAATTGTCGCTTCCTTCTCTTCACGTGGACCGAATCCAATTACACCTGACATTATAAAGGTTGATCCTTATTCttcatatatatgcatgataATAACAATATTTCTTACTTCATGCTTTAATGTGATTCAGCCAGATATAACTGCGCCTGGTGTAGACATTTTGGCTGCATATTCGACTGTTGCCTCAATTTCAGAGAGCCCCAAAGACAAGAGGCATGTAAAGTACCATATATTATCTGGAACCTCCATGTCTTGCCCTCatgctgctgctgttgctgcGTATGTTAAATCATTCCATCCCAATTGGTCTCCATCAGCTATAAAATCATCTCTTATGACTACTGGTATTGTCATATAACAGTACTTTTTACAATAGTTTCTCGAGTGAAATACACTCATTTTGAATTTTAACTGTCCCATATGTCCAAATCTTTCTCATGCCTGCAGCTTGGCCAATGAATAATACCAACAATGCACCTGCTGAGTTTGCTTATGGATCTGGACATGTCAATCCTGTAAAAGCTATAGATCCGGGGCTTGTTTATGAAACTTCTAAAGAAGATTTCATAAACCTACTTTGCATGGTCTATGATGAAGCCAAAGTGAGACTGATATCAGGAGATAACAGCACTTGCCCTACAGGCTCTGACAAAGGATCACCAAAGGATCTTAACTACCCTTCAATGGCTGCAGCAAACATTACACCGAAGAAACCTTTTACGATTAACTTTCATAGAACAGTTAAAAATGTTGGCCTTGCAAACTCTACTTACAATGCCACCATCTTCCAAAGTTCCAAAGACGTGGATATCAAAGTTGTGCCTGAATTTCTATCCTTCAAGTCCTTGAATGAGGAGAAGAGCTTTGATGTGGCTGTTGTTGGAAAAGGTTTGATAGGTGGATCACTAATTTCTTCGTCACTGGTTTGGTCTGATGGTATTCATAACGTTAGGAGTCCAGTTGTGGTGCGTACTGAAATAGCCTAACCATAACTTCATTTCTGCAGTACTGAGAGTACTGTTGTATCTCAACAtatacttcttttttttatcagaatGATAAACTTTCATTAATAGCTATGGTTAGTTACAATCATTGGGGTTAAGGTGGCCTCTCGTCAACTTATACTGTTTTTACAACCATAATGAAATAATCTCTCTTTTGTAGACTGAATTCGAGAGCTTCACAGCATATATTTGGTTTGGTTATATTAGAAGTTTCACTGTTTCAGTGAATTTTGGTTACACATACAATATCTAAATCAGTAGCACACCATGATGAAGTCAGTAAGCTGATGGAATCCATCCAATATTGGAATCATATCATCCAACATTAAGTAATGAGTAATTAGTAATACAAGTTACGACAGAAAAGTGGACTTTTTAAATACCAAaccttttctctctttctaattGCAACAAATGAGACATTGTTTCTTGATCCAACTTCAGTCCTCCCATCTCTACCTCCTTGCAAATCTCTCTACACTTGGCTAGCCGCCCAGAAACCATGTAAATTCTGATCAAATCCCGGTATACGTCATATGTTGGTGTAAAACCTGCTTCTTTAagttttgaaaaatatcttgCTGCCCTTGCAAGATCATTCAGAGCAACAAAAAGTTTTATTACAACTCGATAAGCTGGAAagtcaaagagacaatttgAAGCCTCCATTTCCCAAACCACAGCCAAGGCCTCCCTGTATCTCTTCTCAGAGTAGCGGCTGTGAATCAAAGTTGTGTAAATAACGACAGTTGGATCGTGTCCAGATTGTCTAAACCAATCATAAACACTCTCGACcacttcaaattttccaagccTAATGCATACTTTCATAATAGCAGTACAGTCCTGTTGGCTTAAACTCAAGTCTTCTCTTTCTCCAAGCTCCTCCAGTAAGGTCATTACAACCATATGTTTATCAGGATTTTTCCCAAACTCTACTATTAGCTTGGCATACAAGCTGGGATCCAGCTTCCTTTGATTATCCTTGGCTACCGATACTAGCTTCCAAGCTAGGTGCAAGCTTCCTCCTTTAATGAAACCTCTCACCATTGCCTCAATCACACCACGACTCGCAGAACTAGTGAACTTGTCCAAATTAAATGGCAGTTTCAGCTCATGGTTCCTTGCCAGGACCTCAACTGTCGAACTCAAAATCCGGTCATCAGGGTACAGCTGAGGCTGTTTCTGAGCCCAACAGAAGGTCTGCAGAGCCCTCTCAGGAAGCCCCATGTGACCCAATTCCCGAATTGTCATGGAGAGAGACCCTTTTCGCAGAAAGTGAACCCTCTTGTTGAGAACTATGCCCACATCTTTATCCGCTGCAAGGCTTCTAATTTCCCTTGCCAAACCAACAAGGGCATTGGGGTTCTTGTACACTTGCTTAGACATTGGTCCAATCTTAACAGCGTTTTTCTTGGGTGATGGAAGTCTGGAAGGTCGAACCTTGTAAGGAAGTGGGAGTGGTAGAGGCCTCTGCCTATTCAAACTCCCCGGCTTTTGGGGTATTCTCCCTTGGAAAAGTGACTGAATAGCTTCAATTTCATCCGATTCCCAAACAATGTCGCCATCTTCAGtatacttttcttcttcttcagggaACTCTGGCTCACTGGCATCATTGCTTGTCTTGTTCAAGAATTGGTTGACTCCGAGATCAGGAGGAAGCTTTGCTTGCCGCGGATAGCGAAGGTTCTTGGGCAGGCTTCTTCTCCTTGTACTACTAGGACGCACCATGAAAGCCACCCTATCATTCCTTGCAAAATTCTGCGGGCACAAAATGGGAATCATACCAAAGACCATGCAATCCATTATCTCCTACCTACTTCCACCAGCAGCAGGGCAGAGATAATTCACAGAGGAATTTCGTCGAACACGTGGTGTGCAGTGCACACTTGTGG
It encodes:
- the LOC112165775 gene encoding subtilisin-like protease SBT4.3 isoform X2, which translates into the protein MKTERSILCTWGHFHIRSTLHFLITMVCYRLLSIADMKEVVSVFPSTALQLQTRKSWDFMVFTEKIDRRGNVESDIIVDVIDSGIWPESESFNEEVFGPPPKKWKGACMGGFNFTCNNKLIGARYYSSLQSARDEVGHGSHTASTAAGNVVQGVSFYGLAQGTARGGVPSARIATYQVCDLDSFCSGHDVLAAFDDAIADGVDIITLSIGTDLRSEFYKDPIAIGSFHAMAKGILTSNSAGNEGPAGDTVSSAAPWTLTVAASSIDRRIIDKVVLGNGSILVGTSVNTFTLNGSSFPLIYGKDASRHECSDSQAGLCDEDCLDSDAVKGKIVLCDAFAEADFVAHKAGALGSILNNDGTGDFSNVVSLPAIALSYENYNAVKFYMNSTRDPRANILRSEVINDPAAPIVASFSSRGPNPITPDIIKPDITAPGVDILAAYSTVASISESPKDKRHVKYHILSGTSMSCPHAAAVAAYVKSFHPNWSPSAIKSSLMTTAWPMNNTNNAPAEFAYGSGHVNPVKAIDPGLVYETSKEDFINLLCMVYDEAKVRLISGDNSTCPTGSDKGSPKDLNYPSMAAANITPKKPFTINFHRTVKNVGLANSTYNATIFQSSKDVDIKVVPEFLSFKSLNEEKSFDVAVVGKGLIGGSLISSSLVWSDGIHNVRSPVVVRTEIA
- the LOC112165775 gene encoding subtilisin-like protease SBT4.3 isoform X1; protein product: MKTERSILCTWGHFHIRSTLHFLITMVCYRLLSIADMKEVVSVFPSTALQLQTRKSWDFMVFTEKIDRRGNVESDIIVDVIDSGIWPESESFNEEVFGPPPKKWKGACMGGFNFTCNNLSLLCKANDEDRKVHIVYLGSLPNTVYSPSSHHLGILQKVVQGRGSLKNYLIRSYKRSFNGFAANLTDQEREKLANMKEVVSIFQSTKFKLQTTRSWDFMGFHECINRNATIESDVIIGVIDSGIWPESESFQDKGFGLAPKKWKGACNGGKNFTCNNKLIGARYYSSLQSARDEVGHGSHTASTAAGNVVQGVSFYGLAQGTARGGVPSARIATYQVCDLDSFCSGHDVLAAFDDAIADGVDIITLSIGTDLRSEFYKDPIAIGSFHAMAKGILTSNSAGNEGPAGDTVSSAAPWTLTVAASSIDRRIIDKVVLGNGSILVGTSVNTFTLNGSSFPLIYGKDASRHECSDSQAGLCDEDCLDSDAVKGKIVLCDAFAEADFVAHKAGALGSILNNDGTGDFSNVVSLPAIALSYENYNAVKFYMNSTRDPRANILRSEVINDPAAPIVASFSSRGPNPITPDIIKPDITAPGVDILAAYSTVASISESPKDKRHVKYHILSGTSMSCPHAAAVAAYVKSFHPNWSPSAIKSSLMTTAWPMNNTNNAPAEFAYGSGHVNPVKAIDPGLVYETSKEDFINLLCMVYDEAKVRLISGDNSTCPTGSDKGSPKDLNYPSMAAANITPKKPFTINFHRTVKNVGLANSTYNATIFQSSKDVDIKVVPEFLSFKSLNEEKSFDVAVVGKGLIGGSLISSSLVWSDGIHNVRSPVVVRTEIA
- the LOC112165776 gene encoding pentatricopeptide repeat-containing protein At2g01860; the protein is MDCMVFGMIPILCPQNFARNDRVAFMVRPSSTRRRSLPKNLRYPRQAKLPPDLGVNQFLNKTSNDASEPEFPEEEEKYTEDGDIVWESDEIEAIQSLFQGRIPQKPGSLNRQRPLPLPLPYKVRPSRLPSPKKNAVKIGPMSKQVYKNPNALVGLAREIRSLAADKDVGIVLNKRVHFLRKGSLSMTIRELGHMGLPERALQTFCWAQKQPQLYPDDRILSSTVEVLARNHELKLPFNLDKFTSSASRGVIEAMVRGFIKGGSLHLAWKLVSVAKDNQRKLDPSLYAKLIVEFGKNPDKHMVVMTLLEELGEREDLSLSQQDCTAIMKVCIRLGKFEVVESVYDWFRQSGHDPTVVIYTTLIHSRYSEKRYREALAVVWEMEASNCLFDFPAYRVVIKLFVALNDLARAARYFSKLKEAGFTPTYDVYRDLIRIYMVSGRLAKCREICKEVEMGGLKLDQETMSHLLQLEREKRFGI